Proteins from a genomic interval of Desulfofustis limnaeus:
- the pyrR gene encoding bifunctional pyr operon transcriptional regulator/uracil phosphoribosyltransferase PyrR yields MSNSLQIIMNGEELRLALQRISLQILERNQAAGRLAIVGIHTRGVFLAERIKKIIDVQTSVPTASGALDITLYRDDWSLISQNPVVKTTSIDFDIEGVELVLVDDVIYTGRTIRAAMDALMDYGRPHTIQLACLVDRGERQLPIQPDYVGLITAVRPDERIEVQLSEMGGQDQVVIER; encoded by the coding sequence ATGAGCAACTCGCTACAGATCATCATGAATGGGGAGGAACTGCGTCTGGCGCTGCAACGGATCTCGCTGCAGATCCTCGAGCGCAACCAGGCCGCCGGTCGTCTGGCCATTGTCGGCATACATACCCGCGGTGTGTTCCTGGCCGAGCGGATCAAAAAAATCATCGATGTCCAGACCTCGGTGCCGACCGCCAGCGGTGCCCTCGACATCACCTTGTACCGGGATGACTGGAGCCTGATCAGCCAGAACCCGGTGGTGAAGACAACCTCGATCGATTTCGATATCGAAGGGGTGGAACTGGTACTGGTCGACGATGTCATCTATACCGGCCGGACCATTCGCGCCGCCATGGACGCCTTGATGGATTACGGGCGGCCGCATACCATTCAGCTGGCTTGCCTGGTCGATCGCGGCGAACGACAATTGCCCATCCAGCCGGATTATGTGGGTCTGATCACCGCCGTCCGCCCGGATGAGCGGATCGAGGTCCAGCTGTCCGAAATGGGCGGCCAGGATCAAGTGGTCATCGAGCGCTGA
- a CDS encoding RNA-binding S4 domain-containing protein: MNEAESPKVRIDKWLWAARFFKTRNQAAQAVSGGKVHVNGARIRPARPVAVNDVLTISKNEISYTIVVRGISAYRRPAVEAQQLYEETEESREIRRREQETRKLLGASHSAPAKRPSKRDRRKIRAFIKKE, translated from the coding sequence GTGAATGAGGCAGAGTCGCCCAAGGTACGGATTGACAAGTGGCTCTGGGCCGCCCGCTTTTTCAAAACACGCAACCAGGCCGCCCAGGCGGTCTCCGGCGGCAAAGTGCACGTCAACGGGGCGCGGATCCGGCCGGCTCGGCCGGTAGCGGTCAACGATGTCTTGACCATCAGCAAAAACGAGATTAGCTATACGATCGTTGTTCGCGGTATTTCAGCCTATCGGCGTCCGGCGGTCGAGGCGCAGCAATTGTACGAGGAAACCGAGGAGAGCCGGGAAATTCGCCGCCGTGAACAGGAGACGAGAAAACTGCTCGGGGCCTCGCACAGCGCGCCGGCAAAACGACCGTCCAAACGCGATCGACGCAAGATCAGGGCGTTTATCAAAAAAGAGTGA
- a CDS encoding anthranilate synthase component II, with the protein MIIIIDNYDSFTYNIVQTIADLNEESGVRETVRVFRNDQITLEELRDLAPRRLIISPGPCTPKEAGISIAVITTFGPTVPLLGICLGHQAIGEAFGGEVVRADRIMHGKTSPIFHDGRGVFTGLPNPFDGMRYHSLVVRDHTLPECLEATARTDQQELMGVRHRTLPVEGVQFHPESIMTSAGRYLLRNFLAPDYLQLLGRAG; encoded by the coding sequence ATGATAATCATTATCGACAATTACGATTCGTTCACCTACAACATCGTTCAGACCATCGCCGATCTGAACGAGGAAAGCGGAGTTCGGGAGACCGTCCGCGTCTTCCGCAACGACCAGATTACGCTTGAGGAACTTCGGGATTTGGCGCCGCGTCGCCTGATCATCTCGCCCGGCCCGTGTACACCGAAAGAGGCCGGTATCTCCATTGCGGTCATCACGACATTCGGGCCAACGGTGCCGCTTCTCGGTATCTGCCTCGGACATCAGGCGATAGGAGAAGCCTTCGGCGGGGAAGTGGTGCGTGCCGACCGGATCATGCACGGGAAAACCAGCCCCATCTTTCACGACGGCCGCGGGGTCTTTACCGGGTTGCCCAATCCTTTTGACGGTATGCGCTACCACTCCCTGGTGGTGCGGGATCACACTCTGCCCGAGTGCCTGGAGGCGACCGCGCGCACCGACCAGCAGGAATTGATGGGGGTGCGGCATCGCACGCTGCCGGTGGAAGGGGTACAATTTCATCCGGAATCGATCATGACCTCCGCCGGCCGTTACCTGCTGCGTAATTTCCTCGCTCCCGATTACCTGCAACTGCTCGGGCGCGCCGGTTAA
- a CDS encoding peptidase U32 family protein — MELLAPAGTQDTFLVAIEAGADAVYLGAPRLNARNLARDLSLPEIGAMVHYAHRRGKKVHIALNSLVRETDLPLLLETLCWLEEVGPDALIVQDLGLIRLARSFFPDLRLHGSTLLSSCNRQGLALLQRYGCARAVLARELTLKEIAALARDKQIELEIFIHGAMCFSYSGLCLFSSFFGGKSGLRGTCVQPCRRKFSVAGSQGGGKARSGYFFSMNDLEGLALVPELKRLGIDSLKIEGRLRSPTYVDRVVRAYRMVIDAPERDAEQAIREARQLIPEALGRKTSSGFLRSQQPKGAITPHHSGNMGSYLGRIQSLQDRPDGCYGRVAVKQPCRVGDRIRIHDERSGERVAFTLQAITAGPSRVAAAQPGQRVALLLPATLGPARGPTHFDVYRVDSGESAADLLPPDARELPRWEPATERQKQVKAKSQRLRRAIIPEGTGDRSRSNAAKPDRLFPAAKPELWVRTDTPQLLFQRLPFRPRRVLVNLQKKTVSFAGQLKGLRKGGGPEIIWALPPVVVPAGIDHLQRDIDILIRSGFRSFQIGHLSQMAFFAGHKVSLFGDYTLNLLNTQALDLVFSEGLLGAQLCIEMDRTCLHQTMAAWRQQVGSRQQRGGRKPLLGLTVYGAPPLFTSRLTADHFVYGRPLLSPKRESFVIEKQEGGTVTRPQRPFSLLPYQDELQQVGLAYLVIDLSGLKTGRKELEHVGRRLLGTEKGAPLPTFNYRGTLE, encoded by the coding sequence GTGGAACTACTCGCCCCGGCCGGTACGCAAGACACGTTCCTGGTGGCCATCGAGGCCGGGGCGGACGCCGTCTATCTGGGGGCTCCCCGACTCAACGCCAGGAATCTGGCCCGCGATCTCAGTCTGCCGGAGATCGGGGCCATGGTGCACTATGCCCATCGGCGCGGCAAGAAGGTCCATATCGCCCTCAACAGCCTGGTGCGGGAGACCGATCTGCCGCTGCTGCTCGAGACTCTTTGCTGGCTCGAGGAAGTCGGGCCGGATGCGTTGATCGTCCAGGATCTGGGGCTTATCCGACTGGCGCGCAGCTTTTTTCCCGATCTGCGACTGCACGGCTCCACCCTGCTGTCTTCCTGCAACCGCCAGGGGCTCGCCTTGCTGCAACGTTACGGGTGCGCCCGGGCGGTCCTGGCCCGGGAGCTGACCCTCAAGGAAATAGCCGCACTGGCGCGGGACAAGCAGATCGAGCTGGAAATCTTCATCCATGGCGCCATGTGTTTTTCCTATTCCGGGTTGTGCTTGTTTTCCTCTTTTTTCGGCGGCAAGAGCGGCTTGCGCGGCACCTGCGTGCAGCCGTGCCGCCGCAAGTTTTCGGTGGCCGGCAGCCAGGGTGGTGGCAAGGCCAGGTCCGGCTATTTTTTTTCCATGAACGACCTGGAAGGGTTGGCTCTGGTTCCCGAATTGAAGCGGCTCGGCATCGACTCGCTGAAAATTGAAGGCAGGTTGCGTTCACCCACCTACGTCGACCGGGTGGTCAGGGCCTACCGGATGGTCATCGATGCCCCCGAAAGAGACGCCGAGCAGGCCATCCGCGAGGCCCGGCAGCTGATTCCCGAGGCCCTCGGGCGCAAGACCTCGTCCGGCTTCCTGCGCAGCCAGCAGCCCAAAGGGGCGATCACGCCGCACCATTCCGGTAACATGGGCAGCTATCTTGGCCGTATTCAGTCGCTTCAGGACCGCCCGGACGGATGTTACGGTAGGGTGGCGGTGAAGCAGCCCTGCCGGGTTGGCGACCGTATCCGCATCCATGACGAGCGCTCAGGCGAGCGGGTCGCCTTTACCCTCCAGGCAATCACGGCCGGCCCGTCGAGGGTGGCGGCGGCGCAGCCGGGGCAGCGGGTGGCCTTGCTGCTGCCGGCGACGCTCGGCCCCGCCCGGGGCCCCACTCACTTCGACGTCTACCGTGTGGACAGCGGCGAAAGCGCAGCAGACCTGCTACCGCCCGATGCCCGCGAGCTGCCTCGTTGGGAGCCGGCGACTGAGCGGCAGAAGCAGGTCAAGGCGAAGAGCCAGAGGCTGCGCCGGGCGATCATACCGGAAGGTACCGGGGATCGATCCCGAAGCAACGCTGCAAAGCCCGACCGGCTTTTCCCTGCAGCGAAACCGGAGCTGTGGGTGCGCACGGATACGCCGCAGCTGCTGTTCCAGCGGTTGCCGTTTCGCCCGCGGCGAGTCCTGGTGAATCTGCAGAAAAAGACGGTGTCCTTTGCCGGCCAGCTCAAAGGTCTGCGTAAAGGGGGCGGCCCGGAGATCATCTGGGCGCTTCCGCCGGTGGTCGTGCCGGCCGGGATCGACCATCTGCAGCGGGATATCGATATCCTCATTCGCTCCGGGTTTCGCAGTTTTCAGATTGGCCATTTGAGCCAGATGGCCTTTTTCGCCGGGCATAAGGTCTCACTTTTTGGCGATTACACCCTCAACCTGCTCAACACGCAGGCGTTGGACCTGGTCTTCTCGGAGGGACTGCTCGGGGCGCAACTCTGTATCGAAATGGATCGCACCTGTCTGCACCAAACGATGGCAGCCTGGCGACAACAGGTGGGCAGCCGGCAGCAGCGGGGCGGCAGAAAACCCTTGCTCGGCCTGACGGTCTACGGTGCGCCACCGCTGTTTACCTCGCGGCTGACTGCCGATCATTTCGTCTACGGACGGCCCTTGCTGAGCCCGAAACGGGAATCGTTCGTCATCGAAAAGCAGGAGGGCGGCACGGTCACCCGACCGCAGCGGCCCTTTTCGCTGCTGCCCTACCAGGATGAGCTGCAGCAGGTGGGACTCGCTTACCTGGTCATCGATCTGTCCGGTCTGAAGACCGGCCGCAAGGAGCTGGAACACGTGGGCCGTCGCCTGCTGGGGACGGAGAAGGGGGCACCGCTGCCGACCTTCAACTACCGGGGAACGCTTGAGTGA
- the rpsT gene encoding 30S ribosomal protein S20, protein MANHKSAEKRNRQSQVRRMRNRVNRSKMKTAIRSLNQVIETGSAEEAKAALAVTVPVIAKTASKGTIHKKNASRKISRLTKRVNGMETSA, encoded by the coding sequence GTGGCTAATCATAAATCAGCGGAAAAACGGAATCGTCAATCCCAGGTTCGCCGGATGCGCAACCGTGTCAATCGTTCAAAAATGAAAACCGCCATCAGAAGTCTGAACCAGGTCATTGAGACCGGTTCGGCAGAAGAGGCGAAGGCGGCCTTGGCCGTTACTGTCCCGGTTATCGCCAAGACGGCCTCGAAAGGGACCATCCACAAGAAGAACGCTTCGCGCAAGATCTCACGCCTGACCAAGCGGGTCAACGGCATGGAGACCAGTGCCTGA
- the folE2 gene encoding GTP cyclohydrolase FolE2, protein MTIKTAGVKDIKLPITVLQKDGNSQHTIATISLRVRMSATLPADCIATLTAVMNRHIDRISVASFPSLLDDVQESFQAQSARIDMSFPYFLEKMAPVSRTRSLMEYHCGFSGGIGDDDGFLLTVTVPVTTLCPCSREISEAGAHNQRAEVTLSARFRKMVWAEDLISMVEQCASCELFALLKRPDEKYVTEQAFNNPMFVEDVVRKVAVEALQHPLITWFSAGVESYESIHKHSAYAYVDSGDIRAKNGLRLP, encoded by the coding sequence ATGACCATCAAAACAGCCGGGGTCAAAGACATCAAGTTGCCGATAACGGTACTGCAGAAAGACGGCAACAGCCAGCACACCATCGCCACCATCAGCCTTCGCGTCCGCATGTCGGCCACTCTGCCGGCGGATTGCATTGCCACGTTGACGGCGGTGATGAATCGTCATATCGATCGCATCAGCGTTGCCTCTTTCCCCTCTCTGCTGGACGATGTCCAGGAATCGTTCCAGGCTCAAAGCGCCCGGATCGACATGAGTTTCCCCTATTTTCTCGAGAAGATGGCCCCGGTCTCGCGGACCAGGAGCCTGATGGAATATCATTGCGGCTTCAGTGGCGGGATCGGCGACGACGACGGCTTTCTGCTCACCGTCACGGTGCCGGTGACGACGCTGTGCCCCTGCTCCCGCGAGATCAGTGAGGCGGGGGCGCACAACCAGCGGGCCGAAGTCACCCTAAGCGCCCGCTTCCGTAAAATGGTCTGGGCGGAAGATCTGATCAGCATGGTGGAACAATGTGCATCCTGCGAGTTGTTCGCGCTACTCAAGCGTCCGGATGAGAAGTATGTGACCGAACAGGCCTTCAACAACCCGATGTTCGTCGAGGACGTGGTCCGCAAGGTCGCCGTGGAGGCCTTGCAGCACCCCCTAATAACCTGGTTCTCCGCCGGCGTGGAAAGCTACGAGTCAATTCACAAGCACAGTGCCTACGCCTATGTCGACAGTGGCGATATCAGGGCCAAGAACGGCCTGCGGCTGCCCTGA
- a CDS encoding formyltransferase family protein has protein sequence MLNMAVLLSGSGRTLDNFHERIQAGTLAGSIQVVVSNVASALGLDKARRYGYPAFVAADSEQTNAILAAYQIDIVCLAGYLKLYVPPPHLQRRVVNIHPSLIPLFCGAGFYGDRVHRAVRQRGCLVSGCTVHFADEAYDQGPIIVQKCVGLGLEDTVKEIAAKVFAAECEAFPEALNLVDEKGIDYFWERVHR, from the coding sequence ATGCTGAACATGGCGGTCTTGCTCTCCGGCAGCGGCCGGACCCTGGACAATTTTCACGAGCGGATCCAGGCCGGTACGCTGGCCGGATCGATCCAGGTGGTGGTCTCCAACGTGGCCTCGGCGCTCGGCCTGGACAAAGCGCGCCGTTACGGTTATCCGGCCTTCGTGGCGGCCGACAGCGAGCAGACCAATGCCATCCTGGCGGCGTACCAGATCGACATCGTCTGCCTGGCCGGTTACCTGAAGCTCTATGTCCCGCCGCCGCACCTGCAGCGGCGCGTGGTCAACATCCACCCCTCGCTGATCCCGCTGTTCTGCGGTGCCGGATTCTACGGTGATCGCGTGCATCGGGCGGTGAGACAGCGCGGCTGTCTGGTGAGTGGTTGCACCGTCCATTTCGCCGATGAGGCCTACGACCAGGGGCCGATCATCGTACAAAAATGCGTCGGTCTCGGGCTGGAGGATACGGTCAAGGAGATTGCTGCCAAGGTTTTTGCCGCCGAGTGCGAGGCTTTCCCGGAAGCGCTCAACCTCGTCGACGAGAAGGGAATCGATTATTTCTGGGAGAGGGTGCATCGATGA
- a CDS encoding cyclic nucleotide-binding domain-containing protein translates to MSFPRIVFRIIENRRCPLYHYGDEFSVTGIAISMNNGEEQSFFTTSVVYSPAKKEVCKILTGDLTRLVIQYERGDKIPVCLVSCSGCTGSIKLEHSSDNRLIAPESPPSSNEIGSMMHLFSDFAFFRNIENHHLEKVVQFFRLSTYRKGDIILRKGESGGNFFIIVTGGVNVINEVGITISKLGKGDVFGEMSLICNEKVSATIQAREETSIIYIDKANFKRIIDQYPTIQLYFSRLMASRLNKANMIRTEDLSSAMIGNLTEIPAEALFQTLNMNSKTGILTISELPRGTARFSFRQGSLIKAKYDIFSGEAAFYEILKEHQGRFRFTPGIPPEDFEIPEIGYFMKLLIEGMRRIDETRNKLTN, encoded by the coding sequence GTGAGCTTTCCCAGGATCGTTTTTCGCATCATCGAGAACCGGCGTTGCCCGCTCTACCACTATGGCGACGAGTTCAGCGTAACCGGGATCGCCATCTCCATGAACAACGGGGAAGAGCAGTCTTTTTTCACCACTTCGGTCGTCTATTCCCCGGCGAAAAAGGAGGTCTGCAAGATACTCACCGGTGACTTGACCCGCCTCGTCATCCAATACGAGCGGGGGGACAAGATCCCGGTATGCCTGGTCTCCTGCAGTGGCTGTACCGGATCGATCAAGCTCGAGCACAGCAGTGACAACCGCTTGATCGCACCTGAAAGCCCTCCCTCCTCCAATGAAATCGGCTCGATGATGCACCTCTTCAGCGATTTCGCCTTTTTCAGGAACATCGAAAATCACCATCTGGAAAAAGTTGTCCAGTTTTTTCGCCTGAGTACCTACCGAAAAGGCGACATCATTTTGCGCAAGGGAGAATCCGGAGGAAATTTCTTTATCATCGTCACCGGTGGCGTCAACGTCATCAACGAGGTCGGCATCACCATCTCAAAACTGGGTAAAGGCGATGTCTTCGGCGAGATGAGCCTGATCTGCAACGAGAAGGTCAGCGCCACCATCCAGGCCCGGGAAGAGACCTCGATCATCTATATCGACAAGGCCAATTTCAAGAGAATCATCGATCAGTACCCGACCATTCAACTGTATTTCTCCCGGCTCATGGCCAGCCGACTCAACAAAGCGAACATGATCAGGACCGAGGACCTCTCCTCAGCAATGATCGGCAACCTCACCGAAATACCGGCCGAGGCGCTGTTTCAGACCCTGAACATGAACAGCAAGACGGGAATCCTGACCATCAGCGAGTTACCCCGGGGAACGGCCCGTTTTTCGTTCCGGCAGGGCAGCCTGATCAAGGCCAAATACGATATCTTTTCGGGTGAGGCGGCCTTCTACGAGATATTGAAGGAGCATCAGGGGCGCTTCCGTTTCACCCCCGGCATCCCGCCGGAAGACTTCGAGATACCGGAGATCGGCTATTTCATGAAACTGCTGATCGAAGGCATGCGGCGCATCGACGAGACCAGGAACAAGCTGACCAATTGA
- the trpE gene encoding anthranilate synthase component I, which yields MTAVDITPDPTEFCRRAESKRLVSIAATIIADLDTPLTLFCKIYNEQEQVFLFESMEGGEKWGRYSFIGFDPLLLFRSVDHQVHVSSPHSGDQWSRMTEDNPLLILRRILQDMDAWDDADLPRFCGGAVGYLGYDMVRFMEKLPDLHEHLTVPDASFMIPGTVLVHDNLRQTVTVICWVDTGSGDDPGMHYHDGVTRLQKVVSALAAPVPAGFFERHRGEPRPHSFTANMEARQFHEMVERAKEYIRAGDIFQVVLSQRFQTTTEASPLSMYRALRHINPSPYLFFLKFGELVQIGSSPEILVRKEGESIELRPIAGTRPRGRDASEDAALEQELLADPKERAEHLMLVDLGRNDVGRVARGGSVRVKDLMTVERYSHVMHLVSGVHGTIAPGCDQFDVVSACFPAGTVSGAPKIRAMEIIEELEPQRRGPYAGSVGYFGFSGNMDFCITIRTFVLHGTEVFIQAGAGIVADSDPQAEFEETVNKSMGLRRAVELAERKF from the coding sequence ATGACCGCAGTTGATATCACCCCCGATCCAACGGAGTTCTGCCGCCGGGCAGAGAGCAAGCGGTTGGTGTCGATCGCAGCGACGATCATTGCCGATCTGGATACGCCGTTGACTCTGTTCTGCAAAATCTACAACGAGCAGGAGCAGGTCTTTCTGTTCGAGAGCATGGAAGGTGGTGAAAAATGGGGGCGCTATTCGTTCATCGGTTTTGATCCGCTCCTCCTCTTTCGCTCGGTCGATCACCAGGTGCATGTTTCGTCACCGCACAGCGGCGACCAGTGGAGCCGGATGACCGAGGACAACCCGTTGCTGATCCTGCGCCGGATACTGCAGGATATGGATGCCTGGGACGATGCCGACCTGCCCCGTTTCTGCGGCGGCGCCGTCGGCTATCTGGGCTATGACATGGTCCGTTTCATGGAAAAGCTGCCGGATCTTCATGAACATCTGACTGTTCCCGACGCCTCTTTCATGATCCCCGGTACCGTCCTGGTGCACGACAACCTGCGGCAGACCGTTACCGTCATCTGTTGGGTAGATACCGGCAGCGGCGACGACCCGGGGATGCACTACCACGACGGGGTCACCCGCCTGCAAAAAGTGGTATCCGCCCTTGCGGCGCCGGTTCCGGCAGGCTTTTTCGAGCGCCACCGAGGTGAACCGAGACCCCACAGCTTTACCGCCAACATGGAGGCCCGCCAGTTTCATGAGATGGTCGAGCGGGCCAAGGAATATATTCGGGCCGGCGATATCTTCCAGGTGGTGTTGTCACAACGCTTCCAGACCACCACCGAGGCCTCGCCCCTGTCGATGTATCGTGCTCTGCGGCATATCAACCCGAGTCCGTACCTCTTTTTTCTCAAGTTCGGGGAGTTGGTGCAGATCGGCTCATCACCGGAGATTCTGGTTAGGAAAGAAGGCGAGTCGATCGAGTTGCGACCGATTGCCGGAACCAGGCCGCGAGGCAGAGATGCCAGTGAAGACGCGGCCTTGGAGCAGGAACTGCTGGCTGATCCGAAGGAGCGCGCCGAGCATCTGATGCTGGTCGATCTGGGCCGCAACGATGTGGGGCGGGTGGCCCGGGGCGGCAGTGTGCGGGTCAAGGACTTGATGACCGTGGAGCGCTACAGCCACGTCATGCATCTGGTGTCGGGCGTGCACGGGACCATCGCCCCTGGTTGTGACCAGTTTGACGTGGTATCGGCTTGTTTCCCGGCGGGTACCGTCAGTGGCGCTCCCAAGATCAGGGCCATGGAGATCATCGAAGAGTTGGAGCCACAGCGGCGTGGACCCTACGCCGGTTCGGTGGGCTATTTCGGCTTCTCCGGCAACATGGATTTTTGTATCACCATCCGTACCTTTGTGCTGCACGGCACAGAGGTCTTTATCCAGGCCGGCGCCGGGATCGTGGCCGACTCTGATCCACAGGCGGAATTCGAGGAGACGGTCAACAAATCGATGGGTCTGCGCCGGGCCGTCGAGCTGGCCGAACGGAAGTTTTAA